The region TGCAAAGACCGGTACACCATATTATTATCAGTCACATACTTTGTTAGATAGGCACCACAAACATTCTCCTCTCTAAGACTATGAAATATTTGAACTAGTCATTTCCTAGAGATAAAATCTATAATATTGTGAAGAATCGTGACATAGTGATGACAAACATTAACAAACTTTGAGATAAATTTGATAACAGAGTTGGAGTCAGAATAACGCATCAGGTCTATGATGTCAAGTTCCTAGGACATATGCAAACCATGATATAGCGTCATCAGTTCAACATGAAGGATGTTGCAAAAACCAATATTACCCGCAAAACCAAAAGCCAAACACCACCAACATTTCAAATCAATCCACAAAAACCTGATGCACCAGGATTACCAGTGTTATTTCCATCAACATTCAAAATCATATTACAATATTTGTGTGCATTCCACATAATGTTTTTAGTTGGATGAGACGTATTATGCTTGAGAAAATATTTAGCTAACATATTAGATTATTTCACAGTGATGAGTTTTAAAGTATATGAAGATATCACTTCATTCACAAGATGCCATTTGTTTCTAGCACGCCACAACCACCAACAAGAAACCAAAATGATAGAGTCACCACTGATGACATGTATGTTAGACGATATGCCTAGATCTAGAAGGGGTGAATAGATCCTAAGTTAAAATTTTATTCAaaaatttgatttagaaaaatttATTGCGAAACTAATAGGCTCTCGGATTCATGTCTAAAAATTTGAAACTAAATTTTTTAGCCATGTCACACAAAGCTAAACTAACATTATGACAATCACATTGAGTATAATAGGCTCTCGGATTCATGTCTAAAAATTTCTTTTGTACACTTTGATATTTTCCTTTCATATTTGACCCATTATCATATCCTTGTCATCACACATCAAATAGGTTAAGATCAAGCATTTTCAAATCATTGTGTAACACATCAAAGAGCCCTTGACCAATTGTATCATCAACATTCAAATATCCTCAAAACGATTCCTCAACGATAACGAAATTTGATGAAACACTCACATATTGTATTATCAAAGACATTTTCTCTTGGTGACTAACATCAGGAGTACTATCAAGTATCACTGAGAAATACTTTACTTGTTTGATTTTTCTAATGATTTCAGTTTTAATTGcagaaaaaaaaaatcaaaagtaTTATCACATTCTGAATGTTATGTCCAATAAAGTGAACATGAACATTATCATTTGTAATACGTGTAAACTTGTTCTTGAGCTACTTAGTCAAATTCAGGTAACATTTCAATTGAGCCCAAAAAATTGCCATTACTATTTTGGTACAATCTCTCATTAGAACCACAAAAGAAATAATTATGTTTAGTAAGAAATTTCACTATTGAAATAATTCTTTTTAAAACACttttcaaatgattttttttctttgttAAACAATCTTTGAGATGTTTTATCAATAGTCTGAAAGTTTTACATCCTTTAACGCAATTCATACCATGTAGTCATATTCTTAACATGTTCCATGCCAATTTCATGTTCTCTAGGTCTTTCTCCAACATGTGCCCATTCATCAAAATCCTCATTTTCTAATTGACCTTTATCGATCCCTTTTATAAATACCTTACAACACAAATAAATTACTCTATCAAGCTCTTTTGAATAGACAGACCAATTTCTATCACACTTATTTCCATTTGATACAACTCTACTATACAAATTAGTCGTAAAGCGTTTATATGATTTATCTTTAGGATCATTCACAATAGATAAATCTCGTTTAGGGAATTTCATAGCTAATAAATCAATGAATTTAAACTCAAGAGAGTCCCAAATTCTTGGATTAAATATATCTTTTCCATTGTCATTAACATTATGAACATTAACCTGTTCAGCATCTAAATTATCATTTTCAGTAGCATTAACATCAATATTATTCTCCATATTTTCAGTAGCATCATTAACACACTACTACAACTAACGCTTTTTATGACAAAATTTACACCTCAAACAATAAAAAAATTGAGGGTGTAGATCCTGGGAGCgcaatttttttaaataaacaacCTGTTCCCTCGGTTTTTAAGAAAACCAAGAGAATATAACTATAAGGGAGCTCGCTTTGAATTTCAATCACtgtattttatattttttttcaatgGTTTAATTAGTATTTCTCACTTGGCGCCTTTCCAGCTTCACTTTTTTTCCTtgttaatttttattttatattttattaatatttaCCTCAGTTACATGCTTCAACTGAGAGGTAATATATTTTGAATCAACAATTTCAAATTACTATTTTTAAAAGCCcatattaattttttattttatatattaaaatCTCTCGGTTTTCATCGAAAACCGACATGATATATATTTTAAGCGAGTTCCCAGAATATGGCGCTC is a window of Lathyrus oleraceus cultivar Zhongwan6 chromosome 6, CAAS_Psat_ZW6_1.0, whole genome shotgun sequence DNA encoding:
- the LOC127096301 gene encoding uncharacterized protein LOC127096301; translated protein: MENNIDVNATENDNLDAEQVNVHNVNDNGKDIFNPRIWDSLEFKFIDLLAMKFPKRDLSIVNDPKDKSYKRFTTNLYSRVVSNGNKCDRNWSVYSKELDRVIYLCCKVFIKGIDKGQLENEDFDEWAHVGERPREHEIGMEHVKNMTTWYELR